In the genome of Calliopsis andreniformis isolate RMS-2024a chromosome 10, iyCalAndr_principal, whole genome shotgun sequence, one region contains:
- the Stol gene encoding voltage-dependent calcium channel subunit stolid isoform X2: MFLPVEKLLHYGVLLLLWIRSSHQQEEEIPHNEVVNWALKFGVDLWEFGKQVTKMSEIQRKYHDMEAEGIKKDGLVLVREMATEVKNMLDFKMNAVMRLVESAEQAAVSAPRDGSVSPKYYASQRLDALSGDGRTGSANGQENLLSTNRHFDHLAVNVTLSTVLLPVGVKESDREVAAGIQWSEYLDLLFVNNYESDPSLSWQYYGATSGFLRRFPGISWPPIEERTSGTNTRNTNRVARDVYDFRISNWFVGAANSPKDLAILVDVECYASERNKRLAITTIKTILDTLGPNDYVNVYRYGDTAEEIVQCFKDILVQASPENVQELKIAVSSFKHEQTPTNVSAALGIAFEILHRYNRTGQGSQCNQAIMLVTPNNAALPTEVIKRYNWPHMPVRIFTYLIGGDKSPELYDTACANKGFYARITDFEEIKSKVFEYVKVLARPMVLYQHDHPIHWSPVYVGGKSGRYGRENVGQLMTSVTAPILDRRNYTVKTANLLGIVGTDVPVEEIQKLVPPYKLGVNGYSFIVDNNGRVLYHPDLRPLPGNVEYEETLKPMYVSVDLSEVELAEYDGPLSNNSLLLDLRRDMIDQKEGETDFAIKIHYDDTRRVTIRRHNYFHKPIEGTPFSLGLALPEGYGMVELQAEQEIKHAIINVTEYFKGNNWKVHPDWVYCEYNSASERWFSSPEERVLHFLARTRRPGWKWMSLRPRSPSSHHKQASKPDKDAYYCDKRLVQSLVLDALVTDGFDKRGAMHKEENQSQGKGRFGVTRSFIATRSGLFRWHEHQQKNEEIIDEPPFAEKYARAMDSSWYKRAVDQHSIEAESFVFSVPFDAADSPNPLVTATHAIFVGKGHKAPAAVVGLQFQHSSLASHFVNITSTCSGTSCKKNCASEELDCYILDNNGFIIISERHEHTGKFFGEIDGTIMDSLVQDRIYRKVTVTDYQGTCSPQESHQSAATRTFSESIATTIAIFGNFLWNVAFQYSFQNLWQLAFVSAGESTQTQDDRLIFSDAIGRGEDHHEYESGIDADSTDLPSSISKENDDAFPKIPPIAIATPISPGTTRPTSTYYPLQRKLLRTCEKKTDLYILQPERLNTSGQSNPLKGKLTNCHVTGCERPFSVQKIRHTNLIFLVVDTLCPCGSKQLSIEPIEALTEPGACTARRERLYRRRPPKCINYHPEEMEIKLCGTATRPWSFFTTFLTIISSLLVTRFA; this comes from the exons ATGTTTCTGCCTGTCGAGAAATTGTTGCACTACGGAGTGTTACTGCTGTTATGGATCAGATCGAGTCATCAACAGGAAGAGGAAATACCTCACAATGA GGTGGTGAATTGGGCCTTGAAATTTGGTGTAGACTTGTGGGAGTTTGGTAAACAAGTGACAAAAATGAGCGAAATTCAAAGG AAGTACCACGACATGGAGGCTGAAGGGATCAAGAAAGATGGTCTGGTGCTGGTGCGAGAAATGGCTACAGAAGTAAAGAATATGCTGGATTTCAAAATGAATGCTGTCATG AGGCTAGTGGAGAGCGCGGAACAAGCGGCTGTATCTGCGCCCAGGGACGGGAGCGTATCGCCAAAGTATTACGCTTCGCAACGACTGGACGCTTTGTCCGGAGATGGAAGAACTGGATCGGCAAACGGGCAGGAAAATCTACTTTCCACTAACCGACATTTTGACCATCTAGCGGTAAACGTCACGCTATCGACGGTTTTACTGCCTGTCGGAGTGAAAGAGTCCG ATCGTGAAGTAGCCGCAGGTATTCAGTGGAGTGAATACTTGGATTTACTCTTCGTAAACAATTACGAAAGCGATCCTTCCCTTTCTTGGCAGTACTACGGAGCGACATCAGGATTTTTACGACGTTTTCCTG GAATTTCTTGGCCACCGATCGAGGAACGAACGTCCGGCACTAACACTAGAAACACTAATCGCGTTGCCCGCGACGTGTACGATTTTCGAATTTCAAATTGGTTCGTCGGAGCTGCGAACAGTCCGAAAGATTTGGCTATATTAGTTGACGTCGAGTGCTACGCTTCCGAAAGAAACAAACGTTTAGCAATAACCACCATTAAAACTATTCTCGATACTTTGGGACCGAACGATTACGTGAACGTTTATCGGTACGGGGATACCGCGGAAGAGATCGTTCAGTGTTTTAAAGACATTTTAGTTCAAGCATCACCGGAGAACGTACAAGAATTGAAAATCGCAGTAAGCTCGTTCAAGCACGAGCAAACACCGACAAATGTATCTGCTGCTCTTGGAATCGCTTTTGAAATTCTTCACAGATACAATAGAACAGGTCAAGGAAGTCAGTGCAACCAAGCAATTATGCTTGTTACACCGAATAATGCTGCTTTGCCTACGGAAGTGATAAAACGCTACAATTGGCCTCACATGCCAGTTCGTATTTTCACTTATCTAATAGGCGGCGACAAGAGCCCGGAATTATACGACACAGCTTGCGCGAACAAAG GATTTTATGCGAGAATCACTGATTTCGAGGAAATTAAGAGCAAAGTTTTCGAATACGTAAAAGTACTTGCTCGACCTATGGTATTATATCAACACGATCATCCGATTCATTGGAGTCCAGTCTACGTCGGTGGAAAG AGCGGCAGATACGGCCGAGAAAACGTGGGACAGTTAATGACATCGGTTACGGCGCCTATTTTGGATCGGCGAAATTATACG GTGAAAACAGCCAACTTGTTGGGTATCGTCGGCACGGACGTACCCGTAGAGGAGATTCAGAAGCTCGTTCCCCCTTATAAG TTAGGCGTTAATGGGTATTCCTTTATCGTGGACAACAACGGTCGTGTTTTGTATCATCCGGATTTACGACCACTG CCAGGAAACGTAGAG TACGAAGAGACGCTAAAACCTATGTACGTCAGTGTAGATTTGTCGGAAGTTGAACTCGCCGAATACGATGGTCCGTTGTCGAACAATTCCCTTCTCTTGGAT TTACGGCGCGATATGATCGACCAGAAAGAAGGCGAAACTGATTTCGCGATCAAAATTCATTACGATGACACG AGAAGGGTCACCATTAGACGACACAATTATTTTCATAAACCCATCGAAGGAACACCGTTCTCGTTGGGTTTGGCATTGCCTGAAGGTTACGGAATGGTCGAACTGCAAGCCGAACAAGAAATCAAGCACGCTATTATAAACG TGACAGAATACTTTAAAGGAAATAATTGGAAAGTACATCCCGATTGGGTGTACTGCGAATACAATTCGGCTTCCGAAAGATGGTTTTCCTCCCCGGAAGAACgcgttttgcattttttggcgcGTACGCGAAGGCCGGGGTGGAAATGGATGTCCTTGAGACCAAGGAGTCCAAGCTCGCATCATAAACAAGCGAGCAAACCAGACAAAGACGCTTATTACT GTGACAAAAGATTAGTCCAGTCTCTCGTATTGGACGCACTAGTCACCGACGGTTTCGACAAAAGAGGTGCGATGCACAAAGAAGAAAACCAAAG TCAAGGAAAAGGCAGATTCGGCGTTACACGGAGCTTCATCGCAACCAGAAGCGGTCTCTTCCGATGGCACGAACATCAACAAAAAAACGAAGAAATCATTGACGAACC ACCATTCGCAGAGAAGTATGCGAGGGCCATGGACTCGTCTTGGTACAAACGCGCTGTGGATCAGCACTCGATAGAAGCGGAGAGTTTCGTCTTTAGCGTGCCATTCGACGCAG CCGATAGCCCGAATCCTTTGGTGACTGCCACGCATGCAATTTTTGTCGGCAAAGGACACAAAGCACCGGCCGCCGTCGTGGGACTTCAGTTTCAACATTCTTCGTTAGCTTCCCATTTTGTCAATATCACATCTACG TGTAGCGGCACGAGTTGTAAGAAAAACTGTGCCTCTGAAGAattagactgttatattttagaCAACAATGGGTTCATCATTATCAGTGAGCGTCACGAACATACCGGAAAATTTTTTGGGGAAATTGATGGTACTATAATGGATTCTTTGGTTCAAGATAGGATTTACAG GAAGGTAACAGTGACCGATTATCAGGGAACTTGCAGTCCACAAGAATCTCATCAATCAGCAGCGACAAGGACGTTTTCCGAATCTATAGCGACTACAATCGCGATATTCGGAAACTTTCTTTGGAACGTTGCGTTTCAATACAGCTTTCAAAATTTGTGGCAACTCGCTTTCGTCTCTGCCGGTGAATCTACGCAAACACAGGATG ATCGTTTAATCTTCAGCGATGCAATCGGGAGAGGGGAAGATCATCATGAATATGAGTCAGGGATAGACGCGGATTCTACGGACTTACCTTCTTCGATATCAAAGGAAAATGACGACGCATTTCCAAAAATTCCACCGATCGCCATCGCAACTCCGATTTCGCCTGGAACAACACGACCCACATCTACTTATTACCCATTGCAGAGAAAGTTATTAAGGACATGCGAAAAGAAAACCGATCTGTACATCTTGCAGCCAGAAAGACTCAACACTAGCGGTCAAAGTAATCCGTTAAAGGGAAAATTAACCAATTGCCACGTAACCGGTTGCGAAAG GCCATTCAGTGTGCAGAAAATTCGACACACAAATTTAATCTTCCTGGTAGTGGACACGTTATGTCCATGCGGCAGCAAACAACTGAGCATCGAACCTATAGAGGCTCTCACTGAACCCGGAGCATGTACTGCGAGAAGAGAACGACTGTATCGTCGAAGGCCTCCGAAATGCATCAATTACCATCCGGAGGAAATGGAAATCAAATTGTGCGGTACCGCGACTCGTCCTTGGAGTTTCTTCACGACATTCCTCACGATTATTTCAAGTCTTCTCGTCACACGGTTCGCGTGA
- the Stol gene encoding voltage-dependent calcium channel subunit stolid isoform X1 has translation MFLPVEKLLHYGVLLLLWIRSSHQQEEEIPHNEVVNWALKFGVDLWEFGKQVTKMSEIQRKYHDMEAEGIKKDGLVLVREMATEVKNMLDFKMNAVMRLVESAEQAAVSAPRDGSVSPKYYASQRLDALSGDGRTGSANGQENLLSTNRHFDHLAVNVTLSTVLLPVGVKESDREVAAGIQWSEYLDLLFVNNYESDPSLSWQYYGATSGFLRRFPGISWPPIEERTSGTNTRNTNRVARDVYDFRISNWFVGAANSPKDLAILVDVECYASERNKRLAITTIKTILDTLGPNDYVNVYRYGDTAEEIVQCFKDILVQASPENVQELKIAVSSFKHEQTPTNVSAALGIAFEILHRYNRTGQGSQCNQAIMLVTPNNAALPTEVIKRYNWPHMPVRIFTYLIGGDKSPELYDTACANKGFYARITDFEEIKSKVFEYVKVLARPMVLYQHDHPIHWSPVYVGGKSGRYGRENVGQLMTSVTAPILDRRNYTVKTANLLGIVGTDVPVEEIQKLVPPYKLGVNGYSFIVDNNGRVLYHPDLRPLPGNVEYEETLKPMYVSVDLSEVELAEYDGPLSNNSLLLDLRRDMIDQKEGETDFAIKIHYDDTRRVTIRRHNYFHKPIEGTPFSLGLALPEGYGMVELQAEQEIKHAIINVTEYFKGNNWKVHPDWVYCEYNSASERWFSSPEERVLHFLARTRRPGWKWMSLRPRSPSSHHKQASKPDKDAYYCDKRLVQSLVLDALVTDGFDKRGAMHKEENQSPIAILMALLHSQGKGRFGVTRSFIATRSGLFRWHEHQQKNEEIIDEPPFAEKYARAMDSSWYKRAVDQHSIEAESFVFSVPFDAADSPNPLVTATHAIFVGKGHKAPAAVVGLQFQHSSLASHFVNITSTCSGTSCKKNCASEELDCYILDNNGFIIISERHEHTGKFFGEIDGTIMDSLVQDRIYRKVTVTDYQGTCSPQESHQSAATRTFSESIATTIAIFGNFLWNVAFQYSFQNLWQLAFVSAGESTQTQDDRLIFSDAIGRGEDHHEYESGIDADSTDLPSSISKENDDAFPKIPPIAIATPISPGTTRPTSTYYPLQRKLLRTCEKKTDLYILQPERLNTSGQSNPLKGKLTNCHVTGCERPFSVQKIRHTNLIFLVVDTLCPCGSKQLSIEPIEALTEPGACTARRERLYRRRPPKCINYHPEEMEIKLCGTATRPWSFFTTFLTIISSLLVTRFA, from the exons ATGTTTCTGCCTGTCGAGAAATTGTTGCACTACGGAGTGTTACTGCTGTTATGGATCAGATCGAGTCATCAACAGGAAGAGGAAATACCTCACAATGA GGTGGTGAATTGGGCCTTGAAATTTGGTGTAGACTTGTGGGAGTTTGGTAAACAAGTGACAAAAATGAGCGAAATTCAAAGG AAGTACCACGACATGGAGGCTGAAGGGATCAAGAAAGATGGTCTGGTGCTGGTGCGAGAAATGGCTACAGAAGTAAAGAATATGCTGGATTTCAAAATGAATGCTGTCATG AGGCTAGTGGAGAGCGCGGAACAAGCGGCTGTATCTGCGCCCAGGGACGGGAGCGTATCGCCAAAGTATTACGCTTCGCAACGACTGGACGCTTTGTCCGGAGATGGAAGAACTGGATCGGCAAACGGGCAGGAAAATCTACTTTCCACTAACCGACATTTTGACCATCTAGCGGTAAACGTCACGCTATCGACGGTTTTACTGCCTGTCGGAGTGAAAGAGTCCG ATCGTGAAGTAGCCGCAGGTATTCAGTGGAGTGAATACTTGGATTTACTCTTCGTAAACAATTACGAAAGCGATCCTTCCCTTTCTTGGCAGTACTACGGAGCGACATCAGGATTTTTACGACGTTTTCCTG GAATTTCTTGGCCACCGATCGAGGAACGAACGTCCGGCACTAACACTAGAAACACTAATCGCGTTGCCCGCGACGTGTACGATTTTCGAATTTCAAATTGGTTCGTCGGAGCTGCGAACAGTCCGAAAGATTTGGCTATATTAGTTGACGTCGAGTGCTACGCTTCCGAAAGAAACAAACGTTTAGCAATAACCACCATTAAAACTATTCTCGATACTTTGGGACCGAACGATTACGTGAACGTTTATCGGTACGGGGATACCGCGGAAGAGATCGTTCAGTGTTTTAAAGACATTTTAGTTCAAGCATCACCGGAGAACGTACAAGAATTGAAAATCGCAGTAAGCTCGTTCAAGCACGAGCAAACACCGACAAATGTATCTGCTGCTCTTGGAATCGCTTTTGAAATTCTTCACAGATACAATAGAACAGGTCAAGGAAGTCAGTGCAACCAAGCAATTATGCTTGTTACACCGAATAATGCTGCTTTGCCTACGGAAGTGATAAAACGCTACAATTGGCCTCACATGCCAGTTCGTATTTTCACTTATCTAATAGGCGGCGACAAGAGCCCGGAATTATACGACACAGCTTGCGCGAACAAAG GATTTTATGCGAGAATCACTGATTTCGAGGAAATTAAGAGCAAAGTTTTCGAATACGTAAAAGTACTTGCTCGACCTATGGTATTATATCAACACGATCATCCGATTCATTGGAGTCCAGTCTACGTCGGTGGAAAG AGCGGCAGATACGGCCGAGAAAACGTGGGACAGTTAATGACATCGGTTACGGCGCCTATTTTGGATCGGCGAAATTATACG GTGAAAACAGCCAACTTGTTGGGTATCGTCGGCACGGACGTACCCGTAGAGGAGATTCAGAAGCTCGTTCCCCCTTATAAG TTAGGCGTTAATGGGTATTCCTTTATCGTGGACAACAACGGTCGTGTTTTGTATCATCCGGATTTACGACCACTG CCAGGAAACGTAGAG TACGAAGAGACGCTAAAACCTATGTACGTCAGTGTAGATTTGTCGGAAGTTGAACTCGCCGAATACGATGGTCCGTTGTCGAACAATTCCCTTCTCTTGGAT TTACGGCGCGATATGATCGACCAGAAAGAAGGCGAAACTGATTTCGCGATCAAAATTCATTACGATGACACG AGAAGGGTCACCATTAGACGACACAATTATTTTCATAAACCCATCGAAGGAACACCGTTCTCGTTGGGTTTGGCATTGCCTGAAGGTTACGGAATGGTCGAACTGCAAGCCGAACAAGAAATCAAGCACGCTATTATAAACG TGACAGAATACTTTAAAGGAAATAATTGGAAAGTACATCCCGATTGGGTGTACTGCGAATACAATTCGGCTTCCGAAAGATGGTTTTCCTCCCCGGAAGAACgcgttttgcattttttggcgcGTACGCGAAGGCCGGGGTGGAAATGGATGTCCTTGAGACCAAGGAGTCCAAGCTCGCATCATAAACAAGCGAGCAAACCAGACAAAGACGCTTATTACT GTGACAAAAGATTAGTCCAGTCTCTCGTATTGGACGCACTAGTCACCGACGGTTTCGACAAAAGAGGTGCGATGCACAAAGAAGAAAACCAAAG CCCTATTGCCATACTGATGGCTCTACTGCACAG TCAAGGAAAAGGCAGATTCGGCGTTACACGGAGCTTCATCGCAACCAGAAGCGGTCTCTTCCGATGGCACGAACATCAACAAAAAAACGAAGAAATCATTGACGAACC ACCATTCGCAGAGAAGTATGCGAGGGCCATGGACTCGTCTTGGTACAAACGCGCTGTGGATCAGCACTCGATAGAAGCGGAGAGTTTCGTCTTTAGCGTGCCATTCGACGCAG CCGATAGCCCGAATCCTTTGGTGACTGCCACGCATGCAATTTTTGTCGGCAAAGGACACAAAGCACCGGCCGCCGTCGTGGGACTTCAGTTTCAACATTCTTCGTTAGCTTCCCATTTTGTCAATATCACATCTACG TGTAGCGGCACGAGTTGTAAGAAAAACTGTGCCTCTGAAGAattagactgttatattttagaCAACAATGGGTTCATCATTATCAGTGAGCGTCACGAACATACCGGAAAATTTTTTGGGGAAATTGATGGTACTATAATGGATTCTTTGGTTCAAGATAGGATTTACAG GAAGGTAACAGTGACCGATTATCAGGGAACTTGCAGTCCACAAGAATCTCATCAATCAGCAGCGACAAGGACGTTTTCCGAATCTATAGCGACTACAATCGCGATATTCGGAAACTTTCTTTGGAACGTTGCGTTTCAATACAGCTTTCAAAATTTGTGGCAACTCGCTTTCGTCTCTGCCGGTGAATCTACGCAAACACAGGATG ATCGTTTAATCTTCAGCGATGCAATCGGGAGAGGGGAAGATCATCATGAATATGAGTCAGGGATAGACGCGGATTCTACGGACTTACCTTCTTCGATATCAAAGGAAAATGACGACGCATTTCCAAAAATTCCACCGATCGCCATCGCAACTCCGATTTCGCCTGGAACAACACGACCCACATCTACTTATTACCCATTGCAGAGAAAGTTATTAAGGACATGCGAAAAGAAAACCGATCTGTACATCTTGCAGCCAGAAAGACTCAACACTAGCGGTCAAAGTAATCCGTTAAAGGGAAAATTAACCAATTGCCACGTAACCGGTTGCGAAAG GCCATTCAGTGTGCAGAAAATTCGACACACAAATTTAATCTTCCTGGTAGTGGACACGTTATGTCCATGCGGCAGCAAACAACTGAGCATCGAACCTATAGAGGCTCTCACTGAACCCGGAGCATGTACTGCGAGAAGAGAACGACTGTATCGTCGAAGGCCTCCGAAATGCATCAATTACCATCCGGAGGAAATGGAAATCAAATTGTGCGGTACCGCGACTCGTCCTTGGAGTTTCTTCACGACATTCCTCACGATTATTTCAAGTCTTCTCGTCACACGGTTCGCGTGA
- the Stol gene encoding voltage-dependent calcium channel subunit stolid isoform X3, translated as MEAEGIKKDGLVLVREMATEVKNMLDFKMNAVMRLVESAEQAAVSAPRDGSVSPKYYASQRLDALSGDGRTGSANGQENLLSTNRHFDHLAVNVTLSTVLLPVGVKESDREVAAGIQWSEYLDLLFVNNYESDPSLSWQYYGATSGFLRRFPGISWPPIEERTSGTNTRNTNRVARDVYDFRISNWFVGAANSPKDLAILVDVECYASERNKRLAITTIKTILDTLGPNDYVNVYRYGDTAEEIVQCFKDILVQASPENVQELKIAVSSFKHEQTPTNVSAALGIAFEILHRYNRTGQGSQCNQAIMLVTPNNAALPTEVIKRYNWPHMPVRIFTYLIGGDKSPELYDTACANKGFYARITDFEEIKSKVFEYVKVLARPMVLYQHDHPIHWSPVYVGGKSGRYGRENVGQLMTSVTAPILDRRNYTVKTANLLGIVGTDVPVEEIQKLVPPYKLGVNGYSFIVDNNGRVLYHPDLRPLPGNVEYEETLKPMYVSVDLSEVELAEYDGPLSNNSLLLDLRRDMIDQKEGETDFAIKIHYDDTRRVTIRRHNYFHKPIEGTPFSLGLALPEGYGMVELQAEQEIKHAIINVTEYFKGNNWKVHPDWVYCEYNSASERWFSSPEERVLHFLARTRRPGWKWMSLRPRSPSSHHKQASKPDKDAYYCDKRLVQSLVLDALVTDGFDKRGAMHKEENQSPIAILMALLHSQGKGRFGVTRSFIATRSGLFRWHEHQQKNEEIIDEPPFAEKYARAMDSSWYKRAVDQHSIEAESFVFSVPFDAADSPNPLVTATHAIFVGKGHKAPAAVVGLQFQHSSLASHFVNITSTCSGTSCKKNCASEELDCYILDNNGFIIISERHEHTGKFFGEIDGTIMDSLVQDRIYRKVTVTDYQGTCSPQESHQSAATRTFSESIATTIAIFGNFLWNVAFQYSFQNLWQLAFVSAGESTQTQDDRLIFSDAIGRGEDHHEYESGIDADSTDLPSSISKENDDAFPKIPPIAIATPISPGTTRPTSTYYPLQRKLLRTCEKKTDLYILQPERLNTSGQSNPLKGKLTNCHVTGCERPFSVQKIRHTNLIFLVVDTLCPCGSKQLSIEPIEALTEPGACTARRERLYRRRPPKCINYHPEEMEIKLCGTATRPWSFFTTFLTIISSLLVTRFA; from the exons ATGGAGGCTGAAGGGATCAAGAAAGATGGTCTGGTGCTGGTGCGAGAAATGGCTACAGAAGTAAAGAATATGCTGGATTTCAAAATGAATGCTGTCATG AGGCTAGTGGAGAGCGCGGAACAAGCGGCTGTATCTGCGCCCAGGGACGGGAGCGTATCGCCAAAGTATTACGCTTCGCAACGACTGGACGCTTTGTCCGGAGATGGAAGAACTGGATCGGCAAACGGGCAGGAAAATCTACTTTCCACTAACCGACATTTTGACCATCTAGCGGTAAACGTCACGCTATCGACGGTTTTACTGCCTGTCGGAGTGAAAGAGTCCG ATCGTGAAGTAGCCGCAGGTATTCAGTGGAGTGAATACTTGGATTTACTCTTCGTAAACAATTACGAAAGCGATCCTTCCCTTTCTTGGCAGTACTACGGAGCGACATCAGGATTTTTACGACGTTTTCCTG GAATTTCTTGGCCACCGATCGAGGAACGAACGTCCGGCACTAACACTAGAAACACTAATCGCGTTGCCCGCGACGTGTACGATTTTCGAATTTCAAATTGGTTCGTCGGAGCTGCGAACAGTCCGAAAGATTTGGCTATATTAGTTGACGTCGAGTGCTACGCTTCCGAAAGAAACAAACGTTTAGCAATAACCACCATTAAAACTATTCTCGATACTTTGGGACCGAACGATTACGTGAACGTTTATCGGTACGGGGATACCGCGGAAGAGATCGTTCAGTGTTTTAAAGACATTTTAGTTCAAGCATCACCGGAGAACGTACAAGAATTGAAAATCGCAGTAAGCTCGTTCAAGCACGAGCAAACACCGACAAATGTATCTGCTGCTCTTGGAATCGCTTTTGAAATTCTTCACAGATACAATAGAACAGGTCAAGGAAGTCAGTGCAACCAAGCAATTATGCTTGTTACACCGAATAATGCTGCTTTGCCTACGGAAGTGATAAAACGCTACAATTGGCCTCACATGCCAGTTCGTATTTTCACTTATCTAATAGGCGGCGACAAGAGCCCGGAATTATACGACACAGCTTGCGCGAACAAAG GATTTTATGCGAGAATCACTGATTTCGAGGAAATTAAGAGCAAAGTTTTCGAATACGTAAAAGTACTTGCTCGACCTATGGTATTATATCAACACGATCATCCGATTCATTGGAGTCCAGTCTACGTCGGTGGAAAG AGCGGCAGATACGGCCGAGAAAACGTGGGACAGTTAATGACATCGGTTACGGCGCCTATTTTGGATCGGCGAAATTATACG GTGAAAACAGCCAACTTGTTGGGTATCGTCGGCACGGACGTACCCGTAGAGGAGATTCAGAAGCTCGTTCCCCCTTATAAG TTAGGCGTTAATGGGTATTCCTTTATCGTGGACAACAACGGTCGTGTTTTGTATCATCCGGATTTACGACCACTG CCAGGAAACGTAGAG TACGAAGAGACGCTAAAACCTATGTACGTCAGTGTAGATTTGTCGGAAGTTGAACTCGCCGAATACGATGGTCCGTTGTCGAACAATTCCCTTCTCTTGGAT TTACGGCGCGATATGATCGACCAGAAAGAAGGCGAAACTGATTTCGCGATCAAAATTCATTACGATGACACG AGAAGGGTCACCATTAGACGACACAATTATTTTCATAAACCCATCGAAGGAACACCGTTCTCGTTGGGTTTGGCATTGCCTGAAGGTTACGGAATGGTCGAACTGCAAGCCGAACAAGAAATCAAGCACGCTATTATAAACG TGACAGAATACTTTAAAGGAAATAATTGGAAAGTACATCCCGATTGGGTGTACTGCGAATACAATTCGGCTTCCGAAAGATGGTTTTCCTCCCCGGAAGAACgcgttttgcattttttggcgcGTACGCGAAGGCCGGGGTGGAAATGGATGTCCTTGAGACCAAGGAGTCCAAGCTCGCATCATAAACAAGCGAGCAAACCAGACAAAGACGCTTATTACT GTGACAAAAGATTAGTCCAGTCTCTCGTATTGGACGCACTAGTCACCGACGGTTTCGACAAAAGAGGTGCGATGCACAAAGAAGAAAACCAAAG CCCTATTGCCATACTGATGGCTCTACTGCACAG TCAAGGAAAAGGCAGATTCGGCGTTACACGGAGCTTCATCGCAACCAGAAGCGGTCTCTTCCGATGGCACGAACATCAACAAAAAAACGAAGAAATCATTGACGAACC ACCATTCGCAGAGAAGTATGCGAGGGCCATGGACTCGTCTTGGTACAAACGCGCTGTGGATCAGCACTCGATAGAAGCGGAGAGTTTCGTCTTTAGCGTGCCATTCGACGCAG CCGATAGCCCGAATCCTTTGGTGACTGCCACGCATGCAATTTTTGTCGGCAAAGGACACAAAGCACCGGCCGCCGTCGTGGGACTTCAGTTTCAACATTCTTCGTTAGCTTCCCATTTTGTCAATATCACATCTACG TGTAGCGGCACGAGTTGTAAGAAAAACTGTGCCTCTGAAGAattagactgttatattttagaCAACAATGGGTTCATCATTATCAGTGAGCGTCACGAACATACCGGAAAATTTTTTGGGGAAATTGATGGTACTATAATGGATTCTTTGGTTCAAGATAGGATTTACAG GAAGGTAACAGTGACCGATTATCAGGGAACTTGCAGTCCACAAGAATCTCATCAATCAGCAGCGACAAGGACGTTTTCCGAATCTATAGCGACTACAATCGCGATATTCGGAAACTTTCTTTGGAACGTTGCGTTTCAATACAGCTTTCAAAATTTGTGGCAACTCGCTTTCGTCTCTGCCGGTGAATCTACGCAAACACAGGATG ATCGTTTAATCTTCAGCGATGCAATCGGGAGAGGGGAAGATCATCATGAATATGAGTCAGGGATAGACGCGGATTCTACGGACTTACCTTCTTCGATATCAAAGGAAAATGACGACGCATTTCCAAAAATTCCACCGATCGCCATCGCAACTCCGATTTCGCCTGGAACAACACGACCCACATCTACTTATTACCCATTGCAGAGAAAGTTATTAAGGACATGCGAAAAGAAAACCGATCTGTACATCTTGCAGCCAGAAAGACTCAACACTAGCGGTCAAAGTAATCCGTTAAAGGGAAAATTAACCAATTGCCACGTAACCGGTTGCGAAAG GCCATTCAGTGTGCAGAAAATTCGACACACAAATTTAATCTTCCTGGTAGTGGACACGTTATGTCCATGCGGCAGCAAACAACTGAGCATCGAACCTATAGAGGCTCTCACTGAACCCGGAGCATGTACTGCGAGAAGAGAACGACTGTATCGTCGAAGGCCTCCGAAATGCATCAATTACCATCCGGAGGAAATGGAAATCAAATTGTGCGGTACCGCGACTCGTCCTTGGAGTTTCTTCACGACATTCCTCACGATTATTTCAAGTCTTCTCGTCACACGGTTCGCGTGA